A region from the Agrobacterium cucumeris genome encodes:
- a CDS encoding Bug family tripartite tricarboxylate transporter substrate binding protein, with protein sequence MKHFLIGTFLAGVIALPAVAADYTIIAPANPGGGWDQTARSLQTVLQEEGISKSVQVQNVPGAGGTIGLAQFASQQKGNPNALIVGGYVMVGAILTNKSPVTLNEVTPIARLTGEYEAIVVPASSPLKTIGDLVDQLKKDPGSVSWGGGSAGGTDHIAVGLIAKAAGVDPTKINYIAYSGGGEALASILGSQVTAGISSYGEFESQVKAGTLRLLAVSSEEKLEGVDAPTLKESGLDVVVQNWRMVAAAPGLTPEQEKAVSADVEKLAKSAKWQETLKTKSWMDTYLSGDEFKAQLAKDTAATETILKDIGLVK encoded by the coding sequence GTGAAACATTTTCTTATCGGCACATTTCTGGCGGGCGTGATCGCTCTTCCGGCGGTTGCAGCGGATTACACCATCATTGCCCCGGCCAACCCCGGCGGCGGCTGGGACCAGACCGCACGTTCCCTGCAGACCGTGCTGCAGGAAGAAGGCATTTCCAAGAGCGTTCAGGTGCAGAACGTACCGGGCGCCGGCGGCACCATCGGTCTTGCGCAGTTCGCCAGCCAGCAGAAGGGCAACCCGAACGCCCTCATCGTCGGCGGTTACGTGATGGTCGGCGCGATCCTCACCAACAAGTCGCCCGTCACCCTCAATGAAGTGACGCCGATCGCCCGCCTGACCGGCGAATATGAAGCCATCGTCGTTCCGGCATCTTCGCCGCTGAAGACCATCGGCGACCTCGTCGACCAGCTCAAGAAGGACCCGGGCAGCGTTTCCTGGGGCGGCGGCTCTGCGGGCGGCACCGACCATATCGCCGTTGGCCTGATCGCCAAGGCGGCCGGTGTTGATCCGACCAAGATCAACTACATCGCTTATTCCGGTGGCGGCGAAGCGCTTGCCTCGATCCTCGGCTCGCAGGTCACGGCCGGCATTTCGAGCTACGGCGAATTCGAAAGCCAGGTCAAGGCCGGCACGCTGCGCCTGCTCGCCGTTTCCAGCGAAGAGAAGCTGGAAGGCGTTGACGCACCGACGCTGAAGGAAAGCGGCCTTGATGTCGTCGTCCAGAACTGGCGCATGGTCGCCGCTGCTCCCGGCCTGACACCGGAACAGGAAAAGGCCGTTAGTGCAGACGTCGAAAAGCTGGCGAAATCCGCCAAGTGGCAGGAAACCCTGAAGACCAAGAGCTGGATGGACACCTACCTTTCCGGCGACGAGTTCAAGGCACAGCTTGCCAAGGACACTGCCGCTACCGAAACGATCCTCAAAGACATCGGACTGGTAAAATGA
- a CDS encoding aldo/keto reductase — translation MFDVTANGASIPALGFGTFRIPGPDVLRIVPHALKAGFRHIDTAQIYGNEAEVGEAIAGSGVARGDIFLTTKVWVENYRHDAFLASVDESLKKLKTDYVDLLLLHWPNEAVTLSEQIGALNEARQAGKVRHIGVSNFNTVLMAEAVKLSNAPIVTNQIEYHPYIGQGALMAAAREAGMSVTGYYGMADGKVFADPVLKDIAASRGKSVAQVVLRWLVQQEGVVALSKTVSEARVDENLAIFDFALSADEMAAIHALAKPDGRIVSPDGLAPVWDEAA, via the coding sequence ATGTTTGACGTTACCGCCAATGGCGCTTCCATTCCGGCGCTCGGCTTCGGCACCTTCCGCATTCCCGGCCCGGATGTCCTGCGCATCGTTCCACATGCGCTGAAAGCGGGTTTCCGCCATATCGATACCGCCCAGATTTACGGCAACGAGGCCGAAGTGGGTGAGGCCATCGCCGGCTCCGGAGTGGCGCGGGGCGATATCTTCCTCACCACCAAGGTCTGGGTCGAGAATTACCGGCACGATGCCTTCCTCGCCTCCGTTGATGAAAGCCTGAAAAAGCTGAAGACCGATTATGTCGATCTGCTGCTTCTGCACTGGCCGAACGAGGCGGTGACGCTCTCCGAGCAGATCGGCGCCCTGAATGAGGCCCGGCAGGCCGGCAAGGTCCGCCATATCGGCGTTTCCAACTTCAATACGGTGCTGATGGCCGAAGCTGTGAAGCTCTCCAATGCGCCGATCGTCACCAATCAGATCGAATACCATCCTTATATCGGTCAGGGCGCGCTGATGGCGGCTGCCAGAGAAGCGGGCATGTCGGTCACCGGTTATTACGGCATGGCTGACGGTAAGGTCTTTGCCGATCCGGTGCTGAAGGATATCGCCGCAAGCCGGGGTAAATCCGTGGCGCAGGTGGTGTTGCGCTGGCTGGTACAGCAGGAGGGCGTTGTTGCTCTCTCCAAAACCGTCAGTGAAGCCCGCGTTGATGAAAACCTCGCGATTTTCGATTTTGCGCTGTCGGCTGATGAAATGGCGGCGATCCACGCTCTCGCCAAACCGGATGGCCGTATCGTCTCACCGGATGGGCTGGCGCCCGTGTGGGATGAAGCTGCCTGA
- a CDS encoding ABC transporter ATP-binding protein — MIIASQISKSYGDTLVVDGVSVSIPAGGVTSIIGPNGAGKSTLLSIVARLMSMDAGTVTVDGLDVSKTASDTLAKRLSILRQDNHISSRLTVRDLVGFGRYPYSKGRPTIEDKVHIDRALEYLHLEPLAGRFLDELSGGQRQRAFVAMVLCQDTDYVLLDEPLNNLDMKHASSMMKIMRKAADELKKTVVLVLHDINFASWYSDTIIAMREGRICHQGPAQEIIRPEILKDIYDMPIRVEDIDGRRICLFYE; from the coding sequence ATGATCATCGCCAGTCAGATCAGCAAATCCTATGGCGATACGCTCGTCGTCGACGGCGTCTCCGTCTCCATTCCGGCAGGCGGCGTCACCTCGATCATCGGCCCGAACGGGGCGGGAAAATCGACGCTGCTTTCCATCGTCGCGCGGCTGATGTCCATGGACGCAGGAACCGTGACGGTGGACGGTCTGGATGTGAGCAAGACCGCTTCCGACACGCTGGCAAAACGCCTTTCGATCCTGCGGCAAGACAACCACATCTCCTCGCGCCTGACGGTGCGCGATCTTGTCGGTTTCGGCCGTTACCCCTATTCCAAGGGCCGCCCGACCATCGAGGACAAGGTCCATATTGACCGGGCGCTGGAGTATCTGCATCTCGAACCGCTGGCCGGCCGCTTTCTGGACGAGCTTTCCGGCGGCCAGCGCCAGCGCGCCTTCGTGGCCATGGTTCTGTGTCAGGACACGGATTATGTGCTGCTCGACGAGCCGCTCAACAATCTCGACATGAAACACGCCTCCAGCATGATGAAGATCATGCGCAAGGCAGCCGACGAATTGAAAAAGACCGTGGTTCTGGTGCTGCACGACATCAACTTCGCCTCCTGGTATTCCGACACCATCATCGCCATGCGCGAGGGCCGCATCTGCCATCAGGGACCGGCGCAAGAAATCATCCGCCCGGAGATTCTCAAGGACATCTACGACATGCCGATCCGCGTCGAGGACATAGACGGCCGGCGCATCTGCCTGTTTTACGAATGA
- a CDS encoding iron chelate uptake ABC transporter family permease subunit: protein MRERHPDRRAKTVLLVLAAFALISMAAFMTLGAKGSWSFVLPFRGIKLLSLLLVAYAIAVSTVLFQTVTNNRILTPSVMGFDSLYVLMQTGLIFVFGSATVVMIDPQLKFIVETALLVTFSALLYRWLFVGAERSLHLLVLVGIVFGVFFRSLSGFMQRVLDPNEYTVLQDVLFASFNSIDPTLLTISAIIIGVVTIIGLRLLHTLDVLSLGRATAISLGVDYKRTVTIILVLVSVLVAVSTALVGPVMFFGLLVAALAHYLTGNSKHAYVLPAAILIAIICLVGGQVVLERVFAFDTALSIIIEFLGGIVFIGLILKRGAR from the coding sequence ATGCGTGAGAGACATCCCGACCGGCGTGCAAAAACCGTTCTGCTCGTGCTCGCGGCATTCGCACTCATCTCCATGGCCGCCTTCATGACACTCGGCGCAAAAGGGAGCTGGAGCTTCGTACTGCCGTTTCGCGGCATCAAGCTTCTGTCGCTCTTGCTGGTGGCCTATGCCATCGCCGTCTCCACGGTGCTGTTCCAGACCGTCACAAACAATCGCATCCTCACCCCTTCGGTGATGGGTTTCGATTCGCTTTACGTGCTGATGCAGACCGGGCTGATCTTCGTCTTCGGCTCGGCAACCGTTGTCATGATCGATCCGCAGCTGAAGTTCATCGTTGAAACCGCGCTGCTCGTCACCTTTTCCGCCCTGCTCTATCGCTGGCTTTTCGTTGGCGCGGAACGCAGCCTGCATCTTCTCGTACTGGTCGGCATCGTCTTCGGCGTCTTTTTCCGCAGCCTCTCGGGCTTCATGCAGCGCGTTCTCGACCCGAACGAATATACGGTGCTGCAGGACGTGCTCTTCGCCAGCTTCAACTCCATCGATCCCACGCTTCTGACGATCTCGGCGATCATCATCGGTGTCGTGACCATCATCGGGCTGCGCCTCCTGCACACGCTCGACGTCCTCTCGCTTGGCCGGGCAACGGCCATCAGCCTTGGCGTCGACTATAAACGCACGGTCACGATCATCCTCGTGCTGGTCTCCGTGCTCGTCGCCGTCTCAACCGCGCTCGTCGGCCCGGTCATGTTCTTCGGCCTGCTGGTCGCCGCCCTTGCCCATTATCTCACCGGCAACAGCAAACACGCCTATGTGCTGCCGGCGGCGATCCTCATCGCCATAATCTGCCTCGTTGGTGGCCAGGTGGTGCTGGAGCGGGTCTTCGCCTTCGATACGGCACTTTCCATCATCATCGAATTTCTGGGCGGCATCGTCTTTATCGGTCTTATTTTGAAGCGGGGTGCGCGATGA
- a CDS encoding tripartite tricarboxylate transporter TctB family protein: MSQGSNPSEHQKRRPDWAALAIAVFLVLIACVIFWDSARLASVTGYSPVGPATVPYAIGFCLVGLALWTAVEAWRGDFPERDRQEIAPVVWVIAGLAAQMLLLNVAGFSIATGLLFAFTARAFGKRKLWYSIPIGIVLSFAIWFIFARLLQLSLPAGPLERLFF; the protein is encoded by the coding sequence ATGAGCCAGGGTTCCAACCCTTCTGAGCATCAAAAGCGCCGCCCTGATTGGGCGGCGCTGGCGATCGCCGTCTTCCTCGTTCTCATTGCCTGCGTGATCTTCTGGGACAGCGCGCGTCTCGCCAGCGTCACCGGTTATTCGCCGGTCGGCCCGGCAACCGTGCCTTATGCCATAGGCTTCTGTCTTGTCGGCCTGGCGCTCTGGACAGCCGTTGAGGCCTGGCGCGGTGATTTTCCCGAACGCGACAGGCAGGAAATCGCTCCGGTCGTCTGGGTCATTGCCGGTCTCGCCGCGCAGATGCTGCTACTGAATGTGGCGGGTTTCTCCATTGCCACGGGTCTGCTTTTCGCCTTCACGGCGCGCGCCTTCGGCAAACGCAAACTCTGGTATTCGATCCCCATCGGCATCGTTCTGAGCTTTGCGATCTGGTTCATTTTTGCGCGCCTGCTGCAGCTTTCGCTGCCCGCCGGCCCCCTGGAACGGCTGTTCTTCTAA
- a CDS encoding siderophore ABC transporter substrate-binding protein — MAINFTFPVRLLAAAAFSLGAMTAGAQEMTIKHAQGETVLKAAPKKVLVLDIPSLDNLDALGVEPTGVVGSNLPAYLQKYADGKYLKVGTLFEPDYEAINAAEADLVIVGGRSRAKYPDVSKITPAIDMSIDSKEFINSVKGNITKLGDIFGKQEEAKKLDAALDEKVARLKEIAPNSGTAMILLTNAGKVGVYGPSSRTGWLHTEIGFKPVAADIDDRFDRGDVVSFEYLAEVNPEWLFVIDRDAGIGRATDPGKAAAQVLDNELIHQTNAWKKKQIVYLDPQAAYIVSSGYTALNTLLDQVYKAVSEKK; from the coding sequence GTGGCCATCAACTTCACCTTCCCCGTTCGGCTGCTGGCGGCAGCGGCCTTCAGCCTTGGCGCAATGACCGCGGGCGCGCAGGAAATGACGATCAAGCACGCGCAGGGCGAAACCGTGCTGAAAGCGGCACCGAAGAAGGTTCTGGTTCTGGATATTCCCTCGCTCGACAATCTCGATGCGCTGGGCGTCGAGCCGACAGGCGTCGTCGGCTCCAACCTGCCGGCCTATCTGCAGAAATATGCCGACGGCAAATATCTGAAGGTCGGCACGCTGTTCGAGCCCGATTACGAGGCGATCAATGCGGCTGAAGCCGATCTCGTCATTGTCGGCGGCCGTTCGCGGGCGAAATATCCTGACGTTTCGAAGATCACGCCCGCCATCGACATGTCGATCGATTCCAAGGAATTCATCAACAGCGTCAAAGGCAACATCACCAAGCTCGGCGATATCTTCGGCAAGCAGGAAGAGGCAAAGAAGCTCGACGCCGCCCTCGACGAAAAAGTCGCCAGGCTGAAAGAGATCGCCCCGAATTCCGGCACGGCGATGATCCTGCTGACCAATGCCGGCAAGGTCGGCGTGTATGGCCCGAGCTCGCGCACCGGCTGGCTGCACACAGAAATCGGCTTCAAGCCGGTCGCCGCCGACATTGATGACCGCTTCGACCGCGGCGACGTCGTATCCTTCGAATATCTGGCCGAGGTCAATCCCGAGTGGCTGTTCGTGATCGACCGTGACGCCGGCATCGGCCGCGCCACCGACCCCGGCAAGGCCGCCGCGCAGGTGCTGGATAACGAACTGATCCACCAGACCAATGCCTGGAAGAAAAAGCAGATCGTCTATCTCGATCCGCAGGCGGCCTATATCGTCAGCAGCGGTTATACGGCGCTCAACACCCTGCTCGATCAGGTCTACAAGGCCGTCTCCGAGAAGAAGTAA
- a CDS encoding ABC transporter permease, producing the protein MKSLSLISALLLALTLAIVSLFVGVSDVSLTTLFSPDTSADALRVLLVSRIPRTLALILAGSSMAIAGLIMQMLVRNRFVEPSTAGTTESAGLGLLVVTLFAPETPIFGKMLVAAVFALAGTALFLRILRQVPLRDVLLVPLIGIMLGGVISAVTTFFAYRFDLLQSLGAWMTGDFSGVLRGRYELLWVGFLFAIAAYLAADRFTVAGMGRDFTTNLGLNYRRVMALGLTIVSLVSAVVVVTVGMIPFLGLIVPNVVSLMIGDNMRRSVPWVATLGAVFVLSCDIIGRTVRAPYEIPIGTVVGVIGSALFLYLLLRKRHHA; encoded by the coding sequence GTGAAGTCCCTTTCACTGATATCAGCCCTTCTTCTGGCTTTGACGCTCGCCATCGTCAGCCTGTTCGTCGGCGTGAGCGACGTTTCGCTCACAACGCTCTTTTCGCCTGATACGAGCGCGGATGCGCTGCGCGTGCTGCTCGTCAGCCGCATTCCGCGCACGCTGGCGCTCATCTTGGCCGGCAGCTCGATGGCGATTGCCGGTCTCATCATGCAGATGCTGGTGCGCAACCGCTTCGTGGAACCTTCGACGGCCGGCACGACCGAATCCGCCGGTCTCGGCCTTCTCGTCGTCACCCTGTTTGCACCCGAAACGCCGATCTTCGGCAAGATGCTGGTGGCAGCCGTTTTCGCGCTCGCCGGCACGGCGCTTTTCCTGCGCATCCTGAGACAGGTACCGCTGCGCGATGTGCTGCTGGTGCCGCTGATCGGCATCATGCTCGGCGGCGTCATTTCCGCCGTCACCACGTTCTTCGCCTATCGTTTCGACCTGCTGCAATCGCTCGGCGCATGGATGACCGGCGATTTTTCCGGCGTGCTGCGCGGCCGGTATGAATTGCTGTGGGTCGGTTTCCTCTTCGCCATTGCCGCCTATCTCGCCGCCGACCGCTTCACCGTGGCCGGCATGGGGCGCGACTTCACCACCAATCTCGGCCTCAACTACCGCCGGGTGATGGCGCTCGGCCTCACAATCGTTTCTCTGGTCAGCGCCGTCGTCGTCGTCACCGTCGGCATGATCCCGTTTCTCGGCCTGATCGTACCGAATGTCGTCAGCCTGATGATCGGCGACAATATGCGCCGCTCCGTGCCCTGGGTGGCAACGCTTGGCGCGGTCTTCGTGCTTTCCTGCGACATCATCGGTCGGACCGTGCGCGCGCCATACGAGATACCGATCGGCACCGTGGTCGGCGTCATCGGCAGCGCGCTGTTCCTCTATCTCCTGCTGCGGAAACGCCACCATGCGTGA
- the dps gene encoding DNA starvation/stationary phase protection protein Dps: MKTHKTKNDLPSNAKSTVIGILNESLASVIDLALITKQAHWNLKGPQFIAVHELLDTFRTQLDNHGDTIAERVVQLGGTALGSLQDVSSTTKLKAYPTDIYKIHDHLDALIERYGEVANMIRKAIDDSDEAGDPTTADIFTAASRDLDKSLWFLEAHVQEKS, encoded by the coding sequence ATGAAGACGCACAAGACGAAAAACGATCTGCCTTCCAACGCGAAATCGACCGTGATCGGCATTCTGAATGAATCGCTCGCCTCGGTGATCGACCTTGCGCTTATCACCAAGCAGGCGCACTGGAACCTGAAAGGCCCGCAATTCATCGCCGTCCACGAACTTCTCGACACTTTCCGCACCCAGCTCGACAATCACGGCGATACGATTGCCGAACGCGTCGTGCAGCTTGGCGGCACGGCGCTCGGCAGCCTGCAAGACGTCTCCTCAACGACGAAGCTCAAGGCCTATCCGACCGATATCTACAAGATCCACGACCATCTCGACGCTCTGATCGAACGTTATGGCGAGGTGGCGAACATGATCCGCAAGGCGATCGACGATTCCGACGAGGCCGGTGATCCGACGACGGCCGACATCTTCACCGCCGCCTCGCGCGATCTCGACAAATCCCTGTGGTTCCTCGAAGCACACGTACAGGAAAAGAGCTGA
- a CDS encoding tripartite tricarboxylate transporter permease — MSTFEFLLHGLEVAAQPMNLLYALIGVTLGTAVGVLPGIGPALTVALLLPVTYRLDPAGSLIMFAGIYYGGMYGGSTTSILLNTPGESASIVTALEGNKMARKGRGGPALATAAIGSFVAGLIATIALAFIAPYIVKLALVFGPREYFALMVLAFVTVSSAFGDSALRGLTSLFIGFALAIVGIDQLTGQTRMSFGIPDLLDGVEVTTLAVAMFAIGETLFIVAQGSTGPDKVEAVKGSVWMSAQDWARSWKAWLRGTLIGFPIGAMPAGGAEIGTFLSYATEKKLTKYPEEFGHGAIEGVAGPEAANNASAAGTLVPLLTLGLPTTATAAIMLAGFQQYGLQPGPLLFATNPQLVWGLIASLFIANLMLLVLNLPLVGLWVKLLTIPKPWLYAGILLFATLGTIGANPSVFELGMLLAFGILGYIMRIFGYPIAPAVVGLILGPLAEQQLRRALAIGQGDPTVLFTSPIAVGLFIVAAAAFIIPLIMRIRGRGEVLTQLAANED, encoded by the coding sequence ATGAGTACGTTTGAATTCCTGCTGCACGGTCTTGAGGTTGCTGCCCAACCCATGAACCTGCTTTATGCGCTGATCGGCGTCACGCTCGGCACCGCCGTCGGCGTTCTGCCCGGCATCGGGCCTGCGCTGACCGTGGCGCTGCTTCTGCCCGTCACCTACAGGCTCGACCCCGCCGGTTCGCTCATCATGTTCGCCGGTATCTATTATGGCGGCATGTATGGCGGATCGACCACCTCGATCCTGCTCAACACGCCGGGCGAAAGCGCCTCGATCGTCACAGCGCTCGAAGGCAACAAGATGGCCCGCAAGGGTAGAGGCGGCCCGGCGCTGGCCACCGCCGCCATCGGCTCTTTCGTCGCCGGCCTGATCGCCACCATCGCGCTCGCCTTCATCGCGCCCTATATCGTCAAGCTGGCGCTGGTCTTCGGCCCGCGTGAATATTTCGCGCTGATGGTGCTCGCCTTCGTCACCGTTTCCTCCGCTTTCGGAGATTCGGCACTGCGCGGCCTCACCTCGCTGTTCATCGGTTTTGCGCTTGCCATCGTCGGCATCGACCAGCTGACCGGCCAGACCCGCATGAGCTTCGGCATTCCCGATCTGCTCGACGGTGTGGAAGTGACGACGCTTGCGGTTGCCATGTTCGCCATCGGCGAAACGCTGTTCATCGTCGCCCAGGGCAGTACCGGCCCCGACAAGGTCGAAGCCGTCAAGGGCTCGGTCTGGATGAGCGCGCAGGACTGGGCACGCTCCTGGAAAGCCTGGTTGCGCGGCACGCTGATCGGCTTCCCCATCGGCGCCATGCCGGCAGGCGGTGCTGAAATCGGCACCTTCCTGTCCTACGCCACCGAAAAGAAGCTGACCAAATATCCGGAAGAATTCGGTCATGGCGCCATCGAAGGCGTGGCCGGTCCGGAAGCCGCCAACAATGCGTCCGCCGCCGGCACGCTGGTGCCACTGCTCACACTCGGCCTGCCGACCACGGCAACCGCCGCCATCATGCTCGCCGGCTTCCAGCAATATGGTCTGCAGCCCGGCCCGTTGCTGTTCGCCACCAATCCGCAGCTCGTCTGGGGCCTGATCGCCAGCCTGTTCATCGCCAACCTGATGCTGCTGGTGCTCAACCTGCCGCTCGTCGGCCTGTGGGTGAAGCTGCTGACCATTCCGAAGCCCTGGCTCTACGCGGGTATTCTGCTGTTTGCGACACTCGGCACCATCGGCGCCAACCCGTCGGTCTTCGAACTCGGCATGCTGCTCGCCTTCGGTATCCTCGGCTATATCATGCGCATCTTCGGTTATCCGATTGCGCCTGCGGTCGTTGGTCTCATCCTCGGCCCACTTGCCGAACAGCAGCTGCGCCGTGCACTTGCCATCGGCCAGGGCGACCCGACGGTGCTGTTCACTTCGCCGATTGCTGTTGGCCTGTTCATCGTTGCGGCAGCCGCCTTCATCATCCCGCTGATCATGCGTATCCGCGGCCGTGGCGAGGTGCTGACGCAGCTTGCCGCCAACGAAGACTGA